In the Bradyrhizobium guangzhouense genome, one interval contains:
- the flgC gene encoding flagellar basal body rod protein FlgC — protein sequence MLDALSASLTVASSGLEAQSTRMRVVSENLANATSTGRTAGADPYQRKTITFDAELDRASGTQLAKVKEIGVDTTPYRVEYDPGHPAADKAGYVKMPNVNMMIEMADMREVNRSYEANLQVVKQVRSMLGMTIDLLRS from the coding sequence ATGCTTGACGCTCTATCAGCTTCATTGACGGTCGCGAGTTCGGGGCTCGAGGCGCAATCGACGCGCATGCGCGTCGTCTCGGAAAACCTTGCCAACGCGACGTCGACCGGGCGCACGGCGGGGGCCGATCCCTATCAGCGCAAGACCATCACCTTCGATGCTGAGCTCGATCGAGCCTCCGGCACGCAGCTGGCGAAGGTCAAGGAAATCGGGGTCGACACCACGCCGTACCGCGTCGAGTACGACCCGGGGCATCCCGCGGCCGACAAGGCCGGTTACGTCAAGATGCCCAACGTCAACATGATGATCGAAATGGCCGACATGCGCGAAGTCAACCGCTCCTATGAAGCCAATCTCCAGGTCGTGAAGCAGGTGAGATCGATGCTCGGCATGACCATCGATCTACTGAGGAGCTGA
- a CDS encoding flagellar hook-basal body complex protein FliE encodes MLEAISSTAITAGQAASRATETQAIAPTGASAVQSADDVGFDSVMKQVTTDAIGTLKAGEAASISAMQGKESTRKVVEALMSAEQALQTAVAVRDKVVQAYQEVVRMSI; translated from the coding sequence ATGCTTGAGGCGATTTCATCCACCGCGATCACGGCGGGGCAGGCGGCCTCTCGCGCCACCGAGACGCAGGCCATTGCGCCAACGGGAGCGTCTGCCGTTCAGTCCGCTGACGATGTCGGCTTCGATTCCGTGATGAAGCAGGTGACCACGGACGCGATCGGGACGTTGAAGGCGGGCGAAGCCGCGTCGATCTCGGCGATGCAGGGCAAGGAATCGACGCGAAAAGTCGTTGAGGCACTGATGTCGGCCGAGCAGGCCTTGCAGACCGCGGTCGCGGTTCGCGACAAGGTCGTGCAGGCCTACCAGGAAGTCGTTCGGATGTCGATTTGA
- the flgG gene encoding flagellar basal-body rod protein FlgG translates to MKSLAIAATGMNAQQTNIEVIANNIANINTTSFKRARAEFTDLFYQMDRMQGVANVNGASPIPEGSNLGLGVKSAAIRKLHIQGALTQTGNPYDLAINGRGWFQVLGPNNEVQYTRAGSFNTNATGQLVTMDGYLLDPNITVPQGTVQVTVNQTGQVFAKLDTEVNPRQIGQLNLANFANEAGLEPLGSNLYRETTASGAPVVGLPGDAGYGKINQQYLEASNVDPVKEITELISAQRAYEMNAKVIQASDDMASTVSKGLSR, encoded by the coding sequence GTGAAATCGCTCGCCATCGCGGCCACGGGCATGAATGCCCAGCAGACCAACATCGAAGTCATCGCGAACAACATTGCCAACATCAACACGACGTCGTTCAAGCGCGCGCGTGCGGAATTCACCGATCTGTTCTACCAGATGGACCGCATGCAGGGTGTCGCAAATGTGAACGGCGCCTCACCGATTCCGGAGGGCTCAAATCTCGGCCTCGGCGTCAAGTCGGCGGCGATCCGCAAGTTGCACATCCAGGGTGCGCTGACGCAGACGGGTAATCCGTACGACCTCGCGATCAACGGTCGGGGTTGGTTTCAGGTGCTGGGCCCGAACAACGAGGTGCAATACACGCGCGCGGGATCGTTCAACACCAACGCGACCGGCCAGCTGGTGACGATGGACGGATACCTGCTCGATCCCAACATCACGGTGCCACAGGGGACGGTGCAGGTGACCGTGAACCAGACCGGCCAAGTGTTCGCCAAGCTGGATACGGAGGTCAATCCGCGGCAGATCGGCCAGCTCAACCTGGCCAATTTCGCCAACGAGGCTGGCCTCGAGCCGCTCGGCAGCAACCTCTATCGCGAGACCACGGCGTCGGGCGCACCGGTCGTTGGTCTCCCCGGCGATGCCGGTTACGGCAAGATCAACCAGCAGTATCTCGAAGCCTCGAACGTCGATCCCGTCAAGGAAATCACCGAGTTGATCTCGGCGCAGCGCGCCTACGAGATGAACGCCAAGGTCATCCAGGCGTCGGATGATATGGCCTCGACGGTATCGAAGGGTCTCAGTCGCTAG
- the flgA gene encoding flagellar basal body P-ring formation chaperone FlgA, with amino-acid sequence MLNRVGLIVRGLAAALLVLVFARCAAADEKRLPVPAVSIRAGELIREDMITERNFDQNALGVAMFVEGRQVLVGRMARRALLPGQPIPTNSVEDPWTIARGATVKVVVEDSGLSIVAYGAAMQSGAPGSLITVRNTDTGVIIRAIVQPDGTVKVADGS; translated from the coding sequence ATGTTGAACAGGGTGGGCCTGATCGTGCGCGGGTTGGCCGCCGCACTGCTGGTTCTGGTCTTCGCGCGGTGCGCCGCCGCAGACGAGAAGCGGCTTCCCGTGCCCGCGGTATCGATCCGCGCCGGCGAGCTGATCAGGGAGGACATGATCACCGAACGCAACTTCGACCAGAATGCGCTCGGTGTCGCGATGTTCGTCGAAGGACGTCAGGTCCTCGTCGGCCGCATGGCGCGGCGGGCGCTGTTGCCGGGTCAGCCGATCCCGACCAATTCAGTGGAGGATCCCTGGACCATCGCCCGCGGCGCCACGGTGAAGGTCGTGGTCGAGGACTCCGGCTTGTCGATCGTGGCTTATGGTGCGGCGATGCAGTCGGGTGCGCCGGGCTCGCTCATCACCGTGCGAAACACCGATACTGGCGTGATCATCAGGGCCATCGTCCAGCCAGACGGCACTGTCAAGGTTGCGGACGGGTCATGA
- the flgI gene encoding flagellar basal body P-ring protein FlgI, with the protein MTRVLLALLLIVSAASAQAAVRIKDIADIKGLRENQIVGYGLVIGLNGTGDTLRNAPFTEQSLQSMLENMGINVRNETSSTNNQSRPTTLRTRNVAAVMVTADLLPSIGPGERMDVTVSSLGDATSLLGGTLVMTSLRAADGAVYAVAQGAVTVAGYSVGGQAQNVSQGTPTAGRIPNGALVEREVQGNLHEMEFLVLELKNPDFVTATRILDAVNRYAGGRYRAQIAFERDYRTIVLSKPRYVGPVRFLAEIGELTVEPDTPARVVINERTGTVVIGRDVRISTVAVTHGNLTVRVTELPVVSQPAPFSQGQTVVVPQTVVEANEAGSQVAILSGVDLQRLVRGLNQIGLKPSGIIAILQAIKTAGALQAEVIVQ; encoded by the coding sequence ATGACCAGAGTCCTGCTTGCTCTCCTTCTCATCGTCTCCGCCGCCAGCGCCCAGGCCGCCGTTCGCATCAAGGACATCGCCGATATCAAGGGCCTGCGCGAGAACCAGATCGTGGGCTACGGCCTCGTGATCGGGCTCAACGGGACCGGCGATACGCTGCGCAACGCGCCGTTCACGGAACAGTCGTTGCAGTCGATGCTCGAGAACATGGGCATCAATGTCCGCAACGAGACCAGCAGCACCAACAATCAGTCGCGGCCGACAACGCTGCGCACCCGCAACGTCGCCGCCGTGATGGTGACCGCGGACCTGCTGCCCTCGATCGGGCCGGGCGAACGGATGGACGTCACGGTGTCGTCGCTGGGCGATGCGACCTCGCTGCTCGGCGGCACCCTGGTGATGACGTCGCTGCGCGCCGCCGACGGTGCCGTCTACGCCGTGGCGCAAGGTGCGGTTACCGTCGCCGGTTACAGCGTCGGGGGACAGGCCCAGAACGTCAGCCAGGGCACGCCGACCGCGGGCCGCATTCCGAACGGCGCGCTGGTGGAGCGCGAGGTGCAGGGAAACCTCCACGAGATGGAGTTCCTGGTGCTTGAGCTGAAGAACCCAGATTTCGTCACGGCGACCCGGATCCTCGACGCCGTCAACCGCTATGCCGGTGGACGCTATCGTGCACAGATCGCCTTCGAGCGCGACTACCGGACGATCGTCCTGTCCAAACCGCGCTATGTCGGTCCGGTCCGCTTTCTCGCCGAGATCGGTGAATTGACCGTCGAACCTGACACGCCCGCGCGGGTCGTGATCAATGAACGCACCGGCACGGTGGTGATCGGGCGAGATGTGCGAATTTCGACCGTTGCCGTCACGCACGGCAATCTGACGGTTCGCGTGACCGAGCTGCCCGTGGTGTCGCAGCCGGCGCCGTTCTCGCAAGGCCAGACGGTCGTCGTGCCCCAGACCGTGGTCGAGGCCAACGAAGCCGGATCGCAGGTGGCGATCCTGAGCGGCGTCGATCTCCAGCGCCTTGTGCGCGGATTGAACCAGATCGGACTGAAACCATCGGGCATCATCGCGATCCTCCAGGCGATCAAGACGGCCGGCGCGTTGCAGGCCGAAGTCATCGTGCAATGA
- a CDS encoding MotE family protein: MLKLDHKAQLLLAAVFVLANTSPTFALDEPRSSRPLNLLSFVRARAPGPQKPHAQATPASGDNSRATAWAAEDAGPATTGAVPEAPPPAPAPAPIRPAKSGSGAAPQKPVPAQATASADNEVALFCSNVADPAVDARLAWQLKELEKAESLLRERIAEVEAKRAEYEKWMALRGDFLKKAEANVVEIYSRMKPDAAATQIAGMADETAAAVLAKLSPRSSSAIFNEMETGRAAHLADLLGGMRRVDDGKTK, from the coding sequence ATGCTGAAGCTGGATCACAAAGCGCAACTCCTTCTGGCCGCGGTGTTCGTGCTCGCGAACACTTCGCCAACGTTCGCGTTGGACGAGCCGAGGTCGTCGAGGCCGCTCAATCTGCTGTCCTTCGTGCGTGCGCGTGCGCCCGGGCCGCAGAAGCCGCACGCACAGGCGACGCCTGCGTCAGGCGATAATTCGCGGGCCACGGCATGGGCGGCCGAGGATGCGGGGCCCGCCACCACCGGTGCCGTGCCGGAGGCGCCGCCGCCGGCACCGGCTCCCGCGCCGATTCGTCCGGCGAAGTCAGGCAGTGGCGCGGCGCCGCAGAAGCCGGTGCCGGCTCAGGCCACTGCTTCCGCAGACAACGAAGTCGCGCTGTTCTGTAGCAATGTGGCCGATCCCGCCGTCGACGCCAGGCTCGCCTGGCAGCTGAAAGAGCTGGAGAAGGCCGAGAGCCTGCTGCGCGAGCGGATCGCAGAAGTCGAGGCCAAGCGGGCGGAATATGAGAAGTGGATGGCGCTCCGCGGCGACTTCCTGAAGAAGGCCGAAGCTAACGTCGTCGAAATCTATTCGCGCATGAAGCCGGACGCGGCCGCGACCCAGATCGCCGGCATGGCGGACGAGACGGCCGCAGCGGTTCTTGCAAAGCTGAGTCCGAGAAGCTCGAGCGCAATTTTCAACGAGATGGAGACCGGGCGTGCGGCGCATCTCGCTGACCTGCTCGGTGGAATGCGTCGCGTGGATGACGGAAAGACCAAGTAA
- the flgH gene encoding flagellar basal body L-ring protein FlgH, whose protein sequence is MKTPFLILSLLLLVGCSHDPAEILTGPKLSPVGSGLRTPAEPIPVTPRMRTPVSYRSTWDDGTDLYRDPRARRVGDVVTVIISMQDKAKLDNKTGRSRDSQIQFGLNWLMDVAGWQDKGQTNANLNTNTQIKGNGQIDRSEDIKLSIAAVVTDVLPNGNMMISGSQEFGINTEMRVLNVGGIVRPRDISRTNTISYEKIAEARVSYGGRGNLSDVQQPGWGHRIYDAVAPF, encoded by the coding sequence ATGAAGACGCCTTTCCTCATCCTGTCGCTGTTGCTTCTTGTCGGCTGCTCGCATGATCCAGCGGAAATCCTGACCGGCCCGAAGCTATCGCCCGTGGGCAGCGGCCTGAGGACACCGGCCGAGCCTATTCCGGTGACACCCCGCATGCGTACGCCCGTCAGTTATCGTTCGACCTGGGACGACGGTACCGATCTCTACCGCGATCCCCGTGCGCGCCGCGTCGGCGACGTCGTGACGGTGATCATCTCGATGCAGGACAAGGCGAAGCTCGACAACAAGACTGGCCGCTCGCGAGATTCGCAGATCCAGTTCGGACTGAACTGGCTGATGGACGTTGCAGGATGGCAGGACAAGGGCCAGACCAACGCCAATCTGAACACCAACACGCAGATCAAGGGCAACGGCCAGATCGACCGCTCCGAGGATATCAAGCTTTCCATCGCCGCCGTCGTCACGGACGTGTTGCCGAATGGAAACATGATGATCAGCGGCTCGCAGGAGTTCGGTATCAACACGGAGATGCGCGTGCTCAATGTCGGCGGCATCGTGCGCCCGCGCGATATTTCGCGAACCAACACCATCTCCTACGAGAAGATCGCCGAGGCGCGCGTGTCCTATGGCGGTCGCGGAAATCTATCTGACGTGCAGCAACCAGGATGGGGACACCGGATCTATGATGCCGTGGCACCGTTCTGA
- a CDS encoding flagellar basal body-associated FliL family protein produces MRLIAAIVVLTLVAIGAGALAGLHLFAAAERVADARKGATPPPIASSYSGSARLRKLSPIVTNLAAPANNWARVEASMVTDSMSDEDAGILAAHISEDIVTYLRSASVTQFEGSRGLQHLRDDLSERASIRSSGKVRELIIETLVIQ; encoded by the coding sequence ATGCGCCTGATTGCCGCCATCGTCGTGCTGACCCTGGTTGCGATCGGCGCCGGCGCGCTCGCGGGCCTGCATCTGTTCGCTGCGGCCGAACGCGTCGCCGATGCAAGGAAGGGGGCCACCCCGCCGCCGATCGCGTCGAGCTACTCCGGCAGCGCACGGCTCAGAAAGCTGTCACCGATCGTGACCAATCTTGCGGCGCCGGCCAACAACTGGGCCAGGGTCGAGGCCTCCATGGTGACCGACAGCATGAGCGACGAGGATGCCGGCATCCTCGCCGCGCACATCAGCGAGGACATCGTCACCTATCTGCGCTCCGCCTCGGTCACGCAGTTCGAAGGCTCGCGCGGGCTTCAGCATCTGCGCGACGACCTGTCCGAACGCGCCAGCATCCGCTCGTCCGGCAAGGTCCGGGAATTGATCATAGAGACGTTGGTGATCCAGTGA
- the fliP gene encoding flagellar type III secretion system pore protein FliP (The bacterial flagellar biogenesis protein FliP forms a type III secretion system (T3SS)-type pore required for flagellar assembly.), with protein sequence MKLRVLLLALLLVVLPEVAFAQIPDLNSLLPPGNGSTSGRIIQLMALLTVLSVAPGLLIMVTSFTRFAVALSFLRAGLGLQTTPPNLVLISLALFMTFYVMAPTFDRAWETGVQPLMKNEISEEEAYLKISDPFREFMLAHVRDKDLQTFESLAAESFRKKFDDKRIDMRVIIPAFMISELRRSFEIGFLIILPFLVIDMIVATLTMSMGMMMMPPSILALPFKVLFFVLIDGWNLLASGLVRSFS encoded by the coding sequence GTGAAATTGAGAGTCCTGCTGCTGGCTTTGCTGCTGGTCGTGCTGCCCGAAGTGGCATTCGCCCAGATCCCGGACCTCAACTCGCTGCTGCCGCCGGGCAACGGCTCGACCAGCGGCCGCATCATCCAGCTGATGGCGTTGCTGACGGTGCTGTCGGTCGCACCGGGGCTGCTCATCATGGTGACGAGCTTTACCCGCTTCGCGGTCGCGCTGTCGTTCCTGCGCGCCGGGCTCGGCCTCCAGACGACGCCTCCGAACCTGGTGCTGATCAGCCTTGCGCTGTTCATGACGTTCTACGTCATGGCGCCGACCTTCGATCGCGCCTGGGAGACCGGCGTGCAGCCGCTGATGAAGAACGAGATCTCGGAGGAGGAGGCCTATCTGAAGATCAGCGATCCGTTCCGCGAGTTCATGCTGGCACATGTCCGTGACAAGGACCTGCAGACATTCGAGTCGCTCGCGGCGGAAAGCTTTCGCAAAAAGTTCGACGACAAGCGCATCGACATGCGCGTCATCATCCCGGCCTTCATGATCTCCGAGCTTCGGCGCTCGTTCGAGATCGGCTTCCTCATCATCCTTCCGTTCCTCGTCATCGACATGATCGTTGCGACACTGACCATGTCGATGGGCATGATGATGATGCCGCCGTCGATCCTCGCGCTGCCGTTCAAGGTGCTGTTCTTCGTGCTGATCGACGGCTGGAATCTGCTTGCGTCCGGACTGGTGCGATCGTTCTCGTGA
- a CDS encoding flagellin, producing the protein MSSLLTNSTAMTALQTLRSVSSQLATTQTRISTGQRVSTASDNAAYWSIATSMRADNAALSAVSDSLGLSAATVDTEYTALTSVVGDSNGGLTKLQSLLVEAKTAGIDRTKIQADVTQIQQQMQATASAATFNGVNWLSTTTATPTTVNLVSSYSRVGGTPTTGAISLTVANYSLYTSSTSGILDKVSGGASVNTIDISTLTDSAADQTTLDGYIAQVTGAINSVASAAANLGAVKNRISTNTDFVKSLMDSVTRGIGQLVDADMNQESTRLSALQVQQQLGVQALSIANSSSQSILSLFR; encoded by the coding sequence ATGTCAAGCCTGCTTACGAACTCGACCGCCATGACTGCTCTCCAGACTCTCCGGTCTGTGAGCTCCCAACTCGCCACCACGCAGACCCGCATCTCCACCGGCCAGCGCGTCTCGACCGCTTCGGACAACGCCGCCTACTGGTCGATTGCGACCTCGATGCGGGCCGACAACGCTGCGCTCTCCGCGGTCTCGGACTCGCTCGGGCTGTCGGCGGCGACCGTCGACACCGAATACACCGCTCTGACCTCGGTTGTCGGTGACAGCAACGGCGGCCTCACCAAGCTGCAGTCGCTGCTGGTAGAAGCCAAGACGGCCGGTATCGACCGCACCAAGATCCAGGCGGACGTCACCCAGATCCAGCAGCAGATGCAGGCGACCGCGTCCGCGGCGACCTTCAACGGCGTGAACTGGCTCAGCACCACGACGGCCACGCCGACGACGGTCAACCTGGTGTCGTCGTACTCCCGCGTCGGCGGCACGCCGACCACCGGCGCCATCAGCCTGACCGTTGCGAACTACTCGCTCTACACCTCGTCCACCAGCGGCATCCTCGACAAGGTGAGCGGCGGTGCTTCGGTCAACACGATCGACATCTCCACGCTGACCGACTCGGCGGCTGACCAGACCACGCTCGATGGTTACATCGCGCAGGTCACCGGCGCGATCAACTCGGTGGCTTCCGCCGCCGCGAACCTCGGTGCCGTGAAGAACCGCATCTCGACCAACACCGACTTCGTGAAGTCGCTGATGGATTCGGTGACACGCGGTATCGGCCAGCTCGTCGACGCCGACATGAACCAGGAGTCCACCCGCCTGTCGGCCCTCCAGGTCCAGCAGCAGCTCGGCGTTCAGGCGCTCTCGATCGCCAACAGCAGCAGCCAGAGCATCCTGTCGCTGTTCCGCTAA